The DNA sequence ATGAGGTTCCAATCtcaacagtggagaagatggaaagagtAGTCACAGGCTACTTAAAGAAGTGGCTCGGAGTTCCACGATGCCTTACCACCATAGGCCTCTATGGAGATGGTGTCCTCAAGCTGCCCCTCACCAGTCTAACAGAGGAATTCAAGTGCTCAAAAACCAGGCTCCAGATGACACTGAATGAATCTCGAGACCCAGTGGTGAGCAACAACGCGCCGACCTTGGCAACTGGGCGCAAATGGAGGCCAGGAAAAGCAGTCCAGGAGGCAACAGCAGCCCTCAGACATGCTGACATTGTGGGTCATGTTCAGCAAGGGAGAGGAGGCCTTGGGCTAACTAGCCGTGCTGCTTGGAGTAAGGCCACTGCACCAGAGCGGCGGAAGATGGTAGTGCAGGAAGTACGCCATCAGGAGGAGGCTGCAAGGTGGGCCAAGGCAGTCTCTCTTTCCAAACAGGGACAGTGGACTCGATGGGACagtgtggagaagaggaagataaGCTGGAAGGATCTGTGGGCCATGGAAGCGAGGCGGTTGAGCTTCTCCATCAGAGCAACATATGACGTCCTTCCAACACCAGTTAATCTTCACCAATGGTATGGTGAAGATCCGGACTGTGCCCTCTGTTCCATGCCAGCCAACCTCAGGCACATTCTCACAGGGTGTAAAACAAGCCTCACTCAAGGACGCTACACTTGGCGTCACAACCAAGTCCTTAAAAACCTTGCGTCCGCCCTGGAGGACAAGCGAGCTGCCACCAACTCCCTACCacccccagcagcatcacacCTCTTACGGACAAACTTTGTCCACGAAGGGGCTAAACCACCGAAGCGCGGCTCGACACCATTAGAGCGAGACCAGCTGCGCTTGGCCCGCGACTGGAAAATGCTAGCTGACATTGGCCGGCAACTTGTGTTTCCTCCGGAGATCGCAACCACCACCCTAAGACCTGACATGGTGCTCTGGTCCCGTTCACTCAAGAAGGTCTTCATCATTGAGCTCACAGTACCCTGGGAAGACTCAGTAGATGAGGCTTATGAGCGAAAGCATCTGCGCTATGCCGATCTAGCTGCCGAAGCACGGCATCATGGCTGGAACACAGAAGTCCGACCAGTGGAGGTGGGCTGCAGAGGTTttgtggcaacatctacaaccagactgcttagagaccttggaattaagggccagagccagcgttcggcaatcaaagctgtatcggaggcggcagaaggcagcagtcagtggctctggatgaagaggaaagaccccagctgggccccgaagtgagagggccaggaggtatgcggtcaacaatgcttgactcagggaggaggatgcccctgccatgcatagtcccatgggatgttggctatcatcaacaaggcaactcctatgactaattgggaatgggacgcaagcgtaggattgatcaccctgtcgctggccgcctttggggagggtgtatagtgtgaaaggccgaaacaccctaggaaccaaaggtacactactgatgatgcgctccccaaatttcaccaggctcactgttcattaactcttggaagtgcttgcacaaaggatagtaacatctcatcctgtgttcttggaatcttacggataccattatcctgtgtgtgtgtgtgtatcctgtgtgtgtttcttttctctccgtctcccctcacaggtgaaaatcatcactccccaatcagtcaacaatcaacccatcaatcagaagacacacctccttctgtttcctaccctatcacagttccttccccatggtttaaaaaccccatcatttgtttgctcttgagctcaatctctttgtaaatgccatgatggtagatctctgttcttcatagatttcaggagctcaatctctttgtaaatgccatgttggtagatctctgttcttcatagatttcagtagctcaatctctttgtaaatgccatgtatgtagatcccagtgtttcactctctcgttgtgtcttaacctctcttttgtttgagcacctccaaatcactttgtcatctcctgtgagtattgttttttcttatggtgtttgctggtgggaaaaggggaaaccaagacaggtcgcccatgggcatatactacccgtaggtaaactttgttaaaaacactagttagaactgggtggaccacccactgtatttttggttagttagttagctgttgttaaagtaggctagtctagcttaggggtgtttttgcatatttgtttctttccttgggtccagctcagccccttttcctgctccccccccccattaccgtgtgtttatcaaataaaccttgagtttgacggtattatttcggttgtcgtggttattttgttcacactttgtcacaattataatttacatgagttatgttacgggtctcactaccatccccccctagactgtcgggccaaaagggattcgtaacaacaACAATGATTCATTGTGGCACTATGATTTACCTTAGAGGAGGAATTGAAAGACATCAACCCTGTTGTCCTCTAAGGGGGCTTTCACCTCAAATTGGTTTGGAGTGTTTTTTTCCCAAACTCTAGCACATTTTCCCTTTTAAAAATCCAGCCCATTAAAACAACAATAGTAATTTATTAACATTCGATTGATGATGGCTGACAATGGAAAAACATCTTACAATGGAAGTACAATAGGAAACATTAGCATTTGTCatgacaggaaggagagagagttttatttcatttaacctttatttaactaggcaagtcagttaagaacaaattcttatttacaatgacggcctaccaaaaggcctcctgctgggacagacgcctgggattaaaaatacaatataaatataggacagaaCACACATCACGAAAAGAGAGACaagacaacaccacataaagagagacaacacaacaccacataaagagacacctaagacaacaacatagcagcaacacatgacaacacagcatggtagcaacacaacataacaacaacatggtagcagcacaaaacatggtacaaacattattgggcatgGACAATAACACAAAGGGAAAGaagttagagacaacaatacatcacacaaatcagccacaactgtcagtaagagtgtccatgattgagtctttgaatgaagagattgagagtTGCTAACATTGTTTTGAAATGCAGATTTTAGATCCTTTGTTGTTTTGACCAACGTGACAGATATAGGATACCCCAAACTAAATGACATTAGGGAGTGGCTGTTCCATCCCTGCTAGGAATAGGAAGCTGCAAAATGAAAACATCCTGGAGCCCGCTGCTCAGAAGCACcaaagaggggagaggacagcTGTCACCAGCCAAGTCCGAAGCCTCCTGATCTGGGCACTGAGACGGCTCTCGCTGGGCAGTGTCTGTCTTGGCTGAGGAAGATGAACGAGGAATTGACACCATGTCTAATCTCTAGTCACAGATGGTGATTCCCTAGAGGAAGCGTAACTGGCCTCACACAGACCCTATGTCAAGACactcgttttttttttcttctttccaaCCCTCCATCGCTCACCTTCTCCTTTGTTATCAGACACGAGGAACTGTTCCATTCTGGAAACATCAGACATGAGGAACTGTTCCATTCTGGAAACATCAGACACGAGGAACTGTTCCATTCTGGAAACATCAGACACGAGGAACTGTTCCATTCTGGAAACATCAGACATGAGGAACTGTTCCATTCTGGAAACATCAGACACGAGGAACTGTTCCGTTCTGGAAACATCAGACACGAGGAACTGTTCCATTCTGGAAACATCAGACACGAGGAACTGTTCCGTTCTGGAAACATCAGACACGAGGAACTGTACCCTTCTGGAAACATCAGACACGAGGAACTGTAccattctgggaacatcagacaCGAGGAACTGTTccattctgggaacatcagacaCGAGGAACTGTTCCATTCTGGAAACATCAGACACGAGGAACTGTTCCATTCTGGAAACATCAGACACGAGGAACTGTTCCATTCTGGAAACATCAGACACGAGGAACTGTACCATTCTGGAAACAACAGACACGAGGAACTGTTCCATTCTGGAAACATCAGACATGAGGAACTGTTCCATTCTGGAAACATCAGACACGAGGAACTGTTCCATACTGGAAACATCAGACACGAGGAACTGTTCCATACTGGAAACATCAGCATGTTGTTAGAACAGTATGAAAGAACAGGCTGTGCTTCCATCTAAACAAGCGGTGTGTTCTCCCTCCTCAGCTATGGCAGCAGGCCAGAGGCAAGCTACATAAGCTGttgtggtaacactttacttgacatccagcgtcataacagctgacataacctgTCATAGTATGGTCATAACACCCATGACCTACCTATTTACAGTACACCTGTTGTGACAGTGGTATTTCATGgcaggttatgacacctacataagtatcaaaaacccacatttattcaaacCTGTTACCGCTGTTGTCTCATACAACAAATCACCCATCGTGATAACTGCTTAGCTTGAACTTATATGAatagtggatcttccagcaagacaataaccccaagcacacatcagaATACAAAGAAATGTTAAATCGACCACAAAATAAAATGAACATTTTGCAATAGCCATCTCATTCTCTGGAACTTGATGAGGGCCATCCCTAAGcgcagatgaaggatatcaatCTGATACATGTCAGAaaaaaaaggctcagtgccattatactcAAAAGGTGAGGTATTCAAAACatctgagggggaaaaaaagtattacttgttaaacaaaatatatttctctgagccattgtattagtataaaatatatatttttttttacatcattgGACAGGAAAATGCAATATAACCCAGAACTTGTATGGTTTCTTTGAAAGTATTTTTGGCTCGTCTTTGGACCGGACTGAATACTCTACTTAGTTGTCAGGGCGTCATATTCACCCAGTTAAGATAACATGGTCTTGTGCTGGTCGGTGTGTGGGAGCTGTGATACAGAGGGTAGGCTACCATATCAAGTCCAAGACCTCACACCCACCCTCTCTGTGTACATTACATAAATGCATTTAGTTACACAACGTCTTCATGCCATAGCCTGCAATGAATCACCATTTCCTGGCCGAGATACAGTCCCCTCTTAGTGAAATAACCCACCAAATCTAGACAGCAAACATACAATGCACCATATTAGTTTTATACCTTGATATGTTCAACCAAGACAAGTATACAAGACTGttgttttaatatatatatatatatatagtctcaaCAAAATGTGATACAGCACTGTGTGTAATTGCAAACTGTATGGAGAAACAGTCATGTAGAAAACTCTACAGAAACAAACAACTATTTCACAGTTGGGATTCACTGCCATCTGGTGGTTTCCAAGAGAACACTAGTGTTTTCCCCCTCACCACAGAGAGGAAATTATGTTTTATCTCTTCCCTTCAGGGCAACCCTAGGCCCTCTTCCCTTCAGGGCAACCCTAGGCCCTCTTCCCTTCAGGGCAACCCTAGGCCCTCTTCCCTTCAGGGCAACCCTAGGCCCTCTTCCCTTATCAGAACCACTGCAATTCTCTGTTAATTTTACATCTAAAATGGCACTCTTtctagaaataaaaaaaaaacagtagaaGAACATTGAGGATTTGACTTCTGGAGAAATATCAGTTTACATGACGTAGCTATTTAAACAGACATCCCTTCTGGCTGTATTTAAAAAGGACCAAAAGTCAAGGATGTTGTATTGAACATATGAAGAAGTCTTGCAGCACAGGGATAGGTAACATGCCTCCACAAAGTAGGGCCAATCATCCGCATAAACTCAGTTTAAAGAGTGAATCAAGAGACGTGTGTGTTTGATCCCACTCAGGAATCATTAGGTAATCCAACCAGTTTAACAGCGCCTGCATCGCTACCCCACTCAGGAATCATTAGGTAATCCAAACAGTTTGACAGCGCATGCCTCGACTCCCACTCAGGAATCATTAGGTAATCCAAACAGTTTGACAGCGCCTGCATCGACTCCCACTCAGGAATCATTAGGTAATCCAAACAGTTTGACAGTGCCTGCCTCGACTCCCACTCAGGAATCATTAGGTAATCCAAACAGTTTGACAGCGCCTGCCTCGACTCCCACTCAGGAATCATTAGGTAATCCAACCAGTTTAACAGCGCCTGCATCGCTACCCCACTCAGGAATCATTAGGTAATCCAAACAGTTTGACAGCGCATGCCTCGACTCCCACTCAGGAATCATTAGGTAATCCAAACAGTTTGACAGTGCCTGCCTCTCTATTGTTGTCGTACTTCCCTTCCTTGTCATCACATGCGTAGGCCAGCAGCGGTCTCTTAGGATGCCAGGCTACTGTGAACGTAGGAGACTCACACTGGACCTCCCACAGCTTCTCTCCTGCATAAACACAAAACAAAGAAGAGGATACTGAGGAAGGATGAAATCAAAATAAAGAGAGGACTTGATTCTTGCCATGGACTATGTGGCATAGTGTGGGCTTGTTGTGTGGATCGTACATTccacagggagcagagaggggagtgaggagaTTATCATCAGCACATCCAATTCTATTTTGGTTTCTTTATGTATCCACAGAAAGTTGCATTGACTTCCTTCCAACTAACCTGTTTCAACCTCTGCTATGTCTATGAAGTGGTCCTCTGAGGCTGAAGCCAGCATCTTCCCATCATGGCTGAAACTCAATGTTCTCACTGGCCAGTCCAACCTGAAACACATTCATAAGACAATCAGACTCAACATAGGGATACATTGCAAAAGCATCCATGTCAAGTGATACAAATACCGATCATGTTTTGGATGCTCACACGGGCTACTTGGGTTAGCTGAGGACAGTTTTGCAATTGCACCATTTGTTGTAGATAGATATCTGTCCATATTTACTTGTTTTCAATGTAGACTCACTCACCTGGAAAAACAGCGAACACAGACCAGTTCTTCAACGgtccacagactgaccagggcaTCTGCACTTCCTGTGGCAAAGTACTTCCCTGTGGGGTCAAACTTGATGCAGATGCAGTTGGAGGGGTGGGCGTTGATCGACTGGATGGGCTTCAGCTCGGGGTAACTGAAAACAACATGTCAAAGTCAGGGAGCCCGTAACTTATGAATCTATCTATTACTTTAAGTCATATCCATGTACATGTGCAACAGCAATAGGCATAAGTTACATCACAGGACATAAGCAACACATTCTAGTTTGAAACAGGATTGTGAATACTAGAGTAACAGGGTGTGTGgggaaatggctccctattcactaAATAGTGCACTGGTTTACACCAGCACCATATGAGTCctagccaaaagtagtgcactaaatagggaataaccTCGGATGCCATTTTGGAAGGGACCAAGGTCTTACCTCAAGATGTTGATGCACCCGTTTCCATTGGTGAGAAAGAACATGTCGTTGTCATTATTCCACGAGATCTCGTTGACTTCAAACTTAAACTGCTCCTCAGCCCGTGACCGGTGTGATTTGACGTCGATGAAGGTAACCACATCATCCTTGTTCCCAACGGCTATCGTTTGGCCGTCGGGACTCCAGCAGATGTTGATGTTTTCCCctgcaaacaaacaaaacagagcAAGCACTGTTGTCAGCTCAGATCAGAAAGAACCACATGTTACAGATGGCAGAAACTAAAGTACAAGACTGAAGGGTTGTGTTTGGCTAAAGACACAGCAGATGaatcatttgcatcactgtccaAAACAAGGACTGAAACTGGAGGGTACCTTTAGTGTTGACAGTAGCCGTGCACTTTGTTGTTCTGACGTCCCAGATGCGTATGGTCTT is a window from the Oncorhynchus clarkii lewisi isolate Uvic-CL-2024 chromosome 14, UVic_Ocla_1.0, whole genome shotgun sequence genome containing:
- the LOC139366560 gene encoding THO complex subunit 3 produces the protein MASRYYQEMQESFRNNNKSREFPAHSAKVHSVAWSCDGRRLASGSFDKTASVFVLEKDRLVKENNYRGHGDSVDQLCWHPTNPDVFVTASGDKTIRIWDVRTTKCTATVNTKGENINICWSPDGQTIAVGNKDDVVTFIDVKSHRSRAEEQFKFEVNEISWNNDNDMFFLTNGNGCINILSYPELKPIQSINAHPSNCICIKFDPTGKYFATGSADALVSLWTVEELVCVRCFSRLDWPVRTLSFSHDGKMLASASEDHFIDIAEVETGEKLWEVQCESPTFTVAWHPKRPLLAYACDDKEGKYDNNREAGTVKLFGLPNDS